In Leptolyngbya sp. O-77, the genomic window CCGCATCAGCACGTCGCGCCCGATGAAATCCGGCACTTTGTCGAGATGCACCAGCCAGCCGAGGCCAGCTTCGAGCGGCGTGGTGGTGTCGTCGATGTCCTGTCCGTAGAGCGCCATTGCCGCCTCTAGACGCAGTGTGTCGCGGGCCCCCAGTCCGCAGGGCACTACGCCCGCGTCTAGGAGCGATCGCCACAATTCGCGTCCTGTTTCTGGCTCCACCATCACCTCAAAGCCATCTTCGCCCGTATAGCCCGTCCGTGCCAAAAAGCCTGGTTTTCCTAAAACATGACCTTCGAGATGCCCGAATTTCGACACATTAGACAAGTCTTCTTCGACAAACTTTTGCAGGGTGGCAACGGCATCGGGCCCCTGGATGGCCAGTAAAGCGCGATCGCCCGATACATCTTCCAATTCCACCCCTGGGAGATGCTCCAAGAGCCATGCCTTGTCTTTCTCAGTCGTCGCCGCGTTCACAATCAGGTCTGCCCGGTCTGGCCCCTGGGCATAGATAATGAAGTCATCTACAATGCCGCCCTGCGGATTCAGCAGCACGGTGTATTGCGCCATGCCCGGTTGCAGCCTGCCCAGATCCGTGGGCACTAGCCGCTGAAGCTGGGTCAAGATTGCCTCACCACGCAGCACAAACTTGCCCATGTGGGAAATGTCGAACACGCCGACGCTCTGCCGCACCGCCTGATGCTCTTGCGTAATGCCGCTAAATTGCACAGGCATCTCCCAGCCCGAAAACGGGGTCATGCGGGCTTTTTGGGCGATCGCCAAATCATACAGCGGCGTTCTGCGGAGCGCGTCAGTCATAGGAGAACTTACTTGAAATGGGCTAAGTATTAGCTGACTGTAGCCCGAGTTGGAAGGCGGAGCAAGGTGGGATGGGATCAGCAGGAAGTCCCTCTTCCCCCATGCCCTGTCACTTCAAAGCCCTGCCCTAGAATAAAAGGGAACACAGCAACGGAGACACGAGAGGCGAACGCTATGAGAATGCTGCATACGATGTTGCGCGTAGGCAACCTGGAAAAGTCGCTGGCGTTTTATTGCAACGTGCTGGGAATGAAGCTGCTGCGCCAGAAAGATTATCCCGGTGGCGAGTTCACGCTGGCGTTTGTGGGCTATGGCGACGAGGCAGATCACACCGTGCTGGAATTGACCTACAACTGGGGCACTGATAAGTATGACTTGGGCAATGGCTATGGCCACATTGCGCTGGGCGTGGAAGATATTTACAAGACGTGCGATCGCATTCGAGAACTGGGCGGCAAGGTGACGCGAGAACCTGGCCCAATGAAGCATGGCTCGACGGTGATTGCTTTTGTGGAGGATCCCGACGGCTATAAGGTGGAACTGATTCAACTGGGCACCCAGGGATCGGCACAAAAGCAGGAAACGGCCGCAACCGCATAGCGAAAAGAGGGGCAGGAGGCCGCTGTGCATCTGTCGCTCAGCCGGCCTCCTGCCCCCTTGCAGAAGCCTGAATCCCTAGCTTGCAATCCCAATCGGATATTCCAACTCCGCTAGCGCAGCGCGAGCCGTCACAAAATCAAACGGCATCGGCGGTTTCATTGGGCGATAGTCTTTGGGATGGGCATCGCCGTGGCGCAGCACCGCGTTCACCAAGAAGCA contains:
- the gcvT gene encoding glycine cleavage system aminomethyltransferase GcvT, encoding MTDALRRTPLYDLAIAQKARMTPFSGWEMPVQFSGITQEHQAVRQSVGVFDISHMGKFVLRGEAILTQLQRLVPTDLGRLQPGMAQYTVLLNPQGGIVDDFIIYAQGPDRADLIVNAATTEKDKAWLLEHLPGVELEDVSGDRALLAIQGPDAVATLQKFVEEDLSNVSKFGHLEGHVLGKPGFLARTGYTGEDGFEVMVEPETGRELWRSLLDAGVVPCGLGARDTLRLEAAMALYGQDIDDTTTPLEAGLGWLVHLDKVPDFIGRDVLMRQKQDGVSRRLVGLQLTGRNIARHDYPVLHSGEPIGKVTSGTLSPTLGYPVAMAYVLTDLAKVGQILEVEIRSKSYPATIVKRPFYKR
- the gloA gene encoding lactoylglutathione lyase, whose product is MRMLHTMLRVGNLEKSLAFYCNVLGMKLLRQKDYPGGEFTLAFVGYGDEADHTVLELTYNWGTDKYDLGNGYGHIALGVEDIYKTCDRIRELGGKVTREPGPMKHGSTVIAFVEDPDGYKVELIQLGTQGSAQKQETAATA